One Bacillus sp. F19 genomic region harbors:
- a CDS encoding alkaline phosphatase D family protein: MKKIDLQSEMLDRRNFFKKTGKGVAIALGASLIPTLSMNVAAAESTSNESSNIAYPFTLGIASGDPLPDGVVLWTRLAPDPLNGGGMPNHPFPVQWEVSLDANFINVVKRGTELSKPQLAHSVHVEVDGLEPATWYYYRFKSQSDFSSVGRTKTAPAYNSQVDELKFAFASCQSWPIGFYTAYQHMAKDDLDLVIHLGDYIYEGEHDTAIRPIDQVFPEIYTLDDYRNRFALYKSDSDLQAAHANFPWIVAFDDHEVDNNWAGEVPQDPHKQSRKDFLERRAVAFQAYYEHMPLRRTSLPNRSDIQLYRRLSFGNLVDFNVLDTRQYRDDQANGDGRSPQTPESLDPARTILGEQQERWLLDGLAESQSKWNVMAQQVTFAQREVQEGPGELYSMDGWDGYRPNRDRILSFIKENGISNFVVLTGDVHCNYVNEIREDFRDPNSINLGVEFIGTSITSGGDGSDVRPDTPVILKENPHTKFVNNQRGYVRCKLTQETWQADFMVVPYVSRPGAPISTRASFIIKDGKASVQQVAGEAVLS; encoded by the coding sequence ATGAAAAAAATTGATCTTCAATCAGAAATGCTAGACCGTAGAAATTTCTTTAAAAAGACAGGTAAAGGAGTGGCTATTGCGCTAGGTGCTTCGCTTATTCCTACATTGTCAATGAATGTGGCAGCGGCGGAATCCACATCCAATGAATCTAGCAATATCGCTTATCCTTTTACACTAGGAATTGCTTCAGGTGACCCGCTGCCAGATGGGGTTGTTTTGTGGACAAGACTTGCCCCAGATCCATTGAATGGAGGGGGCATGCCAAACCATCCATTCCCTGTACAATGGGAGGTTTCCCTTGATGCCAATTTTATCAATGTCGTGAAAAGAGGAACGGAACTTTCTAAACCTCAACTAGCTCATTCTGTCCATGTTGAAGTGGATGGCTTAGAACCTGCTACATGGTATTATTACCGTTTTAAATCTCAATCCGATTTCAGTTCAGTAGGCAGAACGAAGACAGCGCCTGCCTATAATAGTCAAGTAGACGAGCTAAAATTCGCATTTGCTTCTTGCCAAAGCTGGCCAATTGGCTTTTACACAGCTTATCAGCATATGGCCAAGGATGATCTAGATTTGGTCATTCACTTAGGGGATTATATTTATGAAGGGGAACATGACACAGCGATTCGCCCAATCGATCAAGTTTTTCCAGAAATTTATACGCTTGATGACTATCGTAACCGTTTTGCCTTATATAAATCAGACAGTGATTTGCAAGCGGCTCACGCGAATTTCCCGTGGATCGTAGCTTTTGATGACCATGAAGTAGATAACAACTGGGCTGGAGAGGTTCCCCAAGATCCTCATAAACAATCACGAAAAGATTTCTTAGAACGGAGAGCTGTGGCCTTCCAAGCTTATTACGAACATATGCCGCTTCGCCGGACGTCTTTACCAAATAGAAGCGATATCCAACTTTATCGACGACTATCCTTTGGTAATTTGGTCGATTTTAATGTATTAGACACACGTCAATACAGAGATGACCAAGCCAATGGGGATGGACGGAGTCCACAAACACCTGAATCTTTGGATCCAGCACGTACCATTTTAGGTGAACAACAGGAGCGTTGGTTACTGGATGGCCTTGCTGAGTCACAGTCCAAATGGAATGTTATGGCCCAGCAAGTAACCTTTGCCCAAAGAGAAGTTCAAGAAGGACCTGGCGAGCTTTATAGTATGGACGGATGGGACGGATATCGTCCGAACCGCGATCGTATATTATCTTTTATTAAAGAGAACGGAATTTCTAATTTTGTCGTTCTGACTGGTGATGTACACTGCAATTATGTAAATGAAATCAGAGAGGATTTCAGAGATCCGAACTCGATCAATCTCGGAGTTGAGTTTATCGGAACATCGATTACATCTGGTGGGGACGGGTCCGATGTAAGACCTGACACTCCAGTTATACTAAAAGAAAATCCACATACTAAATTTGTTAATAACCAACGCGGTTACGTTCGCTGCAAACTAACCCAGGAAACTTGGCAAGCGGATTTTATGGTCGTTCCATATGTATCGAGACCGGGCGCACCAATCTCAACACGTGCATCTTTCATAATTAAAGATGGAAAAGCTAGTGTGCAGCAAGTAGCAGGAGAAGCGGTTTTAAGTTAA
- a CDS encoding helix-turn-helix domain containing protein: MGKIRKTYTKEIKLKAINLYINDMGIRSISKELGIGYTTIQRWISHYKSEGVQGLEEKRGTSRSQFKGRPNKDYESEAEKINRLEAENAFLKKLLAAKRGMLKEKKNR; the protein is encoded by the coding sequence ATGGGGAAAATTAGAAAGACTTATACAAAAGAGATTAAATTAAAAGCAATTAATTTGTACATAAATGATATGGGGATTAGATCAATTTCTAAAGAGTTGGGTATAGGATATACAACTATCCAAAGATGGATATCTCATTATAAAAGTGAAGGAGTCCAAGGCTTAGAGGAAAAAAGAGGAACATCACGTAGCCAGTTTAAAGGTAGACCTAACAAAGATTATGAAAGTGAGGCAGAAAAAATAAATCGATTAGAAGCAGAAAATGCCTTTCTAAAAAAGCTCTTAGCTGCGAAAAGGGGGATGTTAAAAGAAAAGAAAAATCGTTAG
- a CDS encoding universal stress protein — MLTFFSRIVVPYDGSELSKKALETAIRLAKQDEGTELNVITVVDQPTNMAFYATYNLDTLREANLSAAKEMLDEVEQKLKNLPNKTGTFILEGSPAYEIVDFIKQDDADLVVMGSRGLSGLKELFLGSVSHYVVQKVTCQVFIVK; from the coding sequence ATGTTAACTTTTTTCTCAAGAATTGTAGTACCTTATGATGGTTCTGAATTAAGTAAAAAAGCATTGGAAACGGCCATAAGGCTGGCAAAACAAGATGAAGGAACCGAATTAAATGTTATCACGGTTGTGGACCAACCAACTAACATGGCTTTCTACGCTACTTATAATTTAGATACGTTACGTGAGGCTAATTTAAGTGCAGCAAAAGAAATGCTTGATGAAGTAGAGCAAAAGCTGAAAAATTTACCAAACAAGACAGGGACATTCATTTTGGAAGGAAGCCCTGCTTATGAGATTGTGGATTTTATAAAACAGGATGACGCCGATCTGGTTGTAATGGGAAGCCGCGGATTGAGCGGATTAAAAGAACTGTTTCTGGGCAGCGTTAGCCATTATGTGGTGCAAAAGGTCACGTGCCAGGTTTTTATCGTTAAATAA
- a CDS encoding ABC transporter ATP-binding protein has translation MDILSMEGIKKNYDGECALSIDFLSIKTGTICGYLGKNGAGKSTTIKIIMGILTPDDGEIHFQNEKINYQTPTHKKYIGYCPDYPAVFEKLSVLEHLNFIAYLYGLTNVQEIEKKIEKYLKHFEVEKYRNTLIKNLSRGNKQKISIISSIIHDPALLVYDEPTLGLDPLSIRQFKSLLKEYTQNGGTVFLSSHSLDIIEEIADTVTIINNGVILKKNISVSQIRGTLTSVEDYLLSVVEGRE, from the coding sequence TTGGATATTTTAAGTATGGAAGGTATTAAGAAAAATTATGATGGGGAATGTGCTTTATCTATTGACTTTCTTTCCATAAAAACTGGGACAATATGCGGTTATTTAGGTAAAAATGGAGCTGGTAAGTCCACCACTATTAAAATTATCATGGGTATTTTAACGCCTGATGATGGTGAAATTCATTTCCAAAATGAAAAAATCAACTATCAAACTCCTACTCATAAAAAATACATCGGTTATTGCCCAGATTATCCTGCCGTTTTTGAAAAACTATCAGTATTGGAACACCTGAATTTTATAGCCTATTTATATGGGCTGACTAATGTTCAAGAAATTGAAAAAAAAATCGAGAAATACTTAAAGCACTTTGAAGTAGAGAAATATAGAAATACACTAATTAAGAACCTATCTAGAGGGAACAAACAAAAAATTTCCATCATTTCATCAATTATTCACGACCCTGCTCTTTTAGTTTATGATGAACCTACCCTTGGTTTAGATCCATTGAGCATTAGACAGTTTAAATCATTGTTAAAAGAGTATACCCAAAATGGAGGAACTGTATTTTTGTCCTCCCATTCATTAGATATAATTGAAGAAATTGCGGATACAGTTACTATTATAAACAATGGAGTGATCTTAAAGAAAAACATATCTGTAAGTCAGATTCGAGGAACATTGACCAGTGTAGAAGATTACTTATTATCTGTTGTAGAAGGACGGGAATGA
- a CDS encoding HAMP domain-containing histidine kinase: protein MNLRKKLTFHFVLHFILMLVVIISLIIAALVSLSFVITQSEMKADFTRVSKEYLEHAITIEENEATLNKAVKESVTKKGGWLQIIAETGEVIGEYNTPEKLPDSYNFTDILSIDLKDYQTYHWEIKKEADSKLIVLYGEKIKSKQILTELMAMDSFPNINEKTQQYLKQHNAWMQVYSEKGEIINSYAAPEKLKYTFNELLKTEKEPWNSPFDISTYLNKNEEFLYLVGTKNVYYSPDSITDRVINRSFIKSFVLVSISLVILIIGLAIWYGKKFGMPLLHMMRWINNMSEGNLSEPMNKKGQNPLYNKIGILDKKYVVFKDVLKSLEILLLTLRKNEEFQIKTDKTREEWITGLSHDLKTPLSSIYGYSTLLESNTYDWSQDETRDFGHTIKEKAEYMSELIEDLNLTYRLKSHALPINKEKREIVSFLKELIAQYKSQENTIFIDSTSHSIFLEIDPKWFTRIINNLLLNAIKHNPVGTVINIKLNQLDKSTFIFIEDNGNGMDEETVSNLFNRYYRGGSTKEGDDGSGLGMAIAYQLVIAHNGEVEVMSKKNIGTTVKLTFHHINNS, encoded by the coding sequence ATGAATTTAAGAAAAAAACTAACTTTTCATTTTGTGCTTCATTTTATCTTGATGCTAGTTGTAATTATTTCTCTTATTATTGCTGCTCTTGTGTCTTTATCATTTGTAATTACTCAATCAGAAATGAAAGCAGACTTTACGAGGGTCTCTAAAGAATATTTAGAACACGCTATAACCATTGAAGAAAATGAGGCTACACTAAATAAAGCTGTTAAAGAATCTGTAACAAAAAAAGGTGGATGGCTTCAGATTATTGCCGAAACTGGAGAAGTAATTGGTGAATATAATACACCCGAAAAACTGCCAGACTCCTATAATTTTACTGATATTTTATCTATTGATTTGAAAGATTACCAAACATACCATTGGGAAATCAAAAAAGAAGCAGATTCCAAATTAATTGTTTTATACGGAGAAAAAATAAAAAGTAAACAAATTTTGACTGAACTAATGGCCATGGATAGCTTTCCAAATATAAATGAAAAAACTCAACAATATTTAAAACAACATAATGCATGGATGCAGGTTTATAGTGAAAAAGGGGAAATCATTAACAGTTATGCAGCTCCAGAAAAATTAAAATATACCTTTAATGAATTATTGAAAACTGAAAAAGAACCATGGAATTCACCTTTCGATATTTCTACATATCTTAATAAGAATGAAGAATTCCTTTATTTAGTTGGTACTAAAAATGTGTACTATAGTCCAGACTCTATTACAGATAGAGTTATTAATCGTTCGTTTATAAAAAGTTTTGTTTTAGTTTCTATATCACTTGTTATCCTGATCATTGGACTTGCAATCTGGTATGGGAAAAAATTTGGAATGCCCTTGTTGCATATGATGCGGTGGATTAATAATATGTCTGAAGGAAATCTTTCTGAACCTATGAATAAGAAAGGACAAAATCCTCTATATAATAAAATTGGGATACTAGATAAGAAATATGTAGTCTTTAAAGATGTATTAAAGTCTTTAGAAATACTCTTATTAACCTTGAGAAAAAATGAAGAATTCCAAATAAAGACGGATAAGACACGAGAGGAATGGATTACTGGACTTTCTCACGATTTAAAAACTCCTTTAAGCTCTATTTATGGATACTCAACTCTTTTAGAATCTAATACATATGATTGGTCTCAAGATGAAACCAGAGATTTTGGACATACCATTAAAGAAAAAGCAGAGTATATGAGCGAATTAATTGAGGATCTTAATCTAACTTATAGACTAAAAAGCCATGCTCTACCAATAAATAAAGAGAAAAGGGAAATTGTTTCTTTTTTAAAAGAGTTAATAGCCCAATATAAGTCACAAGAAAATACAATATTTATTGACAGTACATCTCATTCCATCTTTCTTGAGATAGATCCAAAATGGTTTACTAGAATCATTAACAACCTTTTGCTAAATGCGATAAAACACAATCCTGTTGGGACAGTCATTAATATTAAGCTCAATCAGTTAGATAAATCTACCTTTATTTTTATTGAAGACAACGGAAACGGTATGGATGAAGAAACTGTAAGCAATCTCTTTAACCGGTATTATCGTGGAGGGAGCACGAAAGAAGGAGATGATGGCTCTGGCTTAGGAATGGCTATTGCCTATCAATTGGTGATCGCCCATAACGGAGAAGTTGAAGTCATGAGTAAGAAAAATATAGGCACTACCGTAAAGCTAACTTTTCATCACATTAATAACTCTTAA
- a CDS encoding response regulator transcription factor, whose protein sequence is MEKGRILIVDDEISILNMLRIVLQKERFTSIETCTTGREAIKLIESNVYDLIILDIMLPDMYGFDICSTIRKITNAPIFFISARNSDLDILTGFAHGGDDYITKPFNPLEVVARVKVQIKRYLSMNIEKQEEIIDFKRFKLITKSAELVVEGKIVSCSAQIYKLLIFFCKNPNRIFSKEQLYFQVWGDDLFADENTIAVHIRKIREKIEENPSKPRYLLTVRGLGYKLVYEEST, encoded by the coding sequence ATGGAAAAAGGGAGAATTTTAATTGTAGATGATGAAATTTCCATCTTAAATATGCTAAGGATTGTATTACAAAAAGAAAGGTTTACTTCAATTGAAACTTGTACAACAGGAAGAGAAGCTATCAAGTTAATTGAATCCAATGTCTATGATCTCATCATACTAGATATTATGCTTCCCGATATGTATGGCTTTGATATTTGTTCTACCATAAGGAAAATAACAAACGCTCCCATATTTTTCATTTCAGCTCGGAACTCAGATCTTGATATATTAACTGGTTTTGCCCACGGTGGAGATGACTATATTACAAAACCATTTAATCCTCTAGAGGTTGTTGCAAGAGTAAAGGTTCAAATAAAGCGATATCTTTCAATGAATATTGAAAAACAAGAAGAAATAATTGACTTTAAACGGTTTAAACTTATTACTAAATCTGCCGAACTGGTGGTTGAAGGGAAGATCGTTTCTTGTTCAGCTCAAATTTATAAACTTCTAATCTTTTTTTGTAAGAATCCTAATAGAATATTCTCAAAAGAACAATTGTATTTTCAGGTATGGGGTGACGATCTTTTTGCAGATGAAAACACTATCGCGGTACATATAAGAAAGATACGGGAAAAGATTGAAGAAAATCCTAGTAAGCCTCGTTACTTACTAACGGTTAGAGGTCTTGGTTATAAACTTGTATATGAAGAGAGTACATAA
- a CDS encoding ABC transporter ATP-binding protein — MNVIEATGITKKFGSKAVVNKVNLIVKKGEIYGFLGRNGAGKSTFINMITGVTRPTSGEYKLLGESSLEKVYNRIGVLPDYSTFYDSLTALGHLKYFGKINGQKISTEEGKSVLERVGLLGDANKKAGKFSFGMKKKLGIAQAIVHNPDLIFLDEPTSGVDAESGLSIQQLILDLKEEGKTIFMTSHNLNEVEKICTRMAIMKDGNILNEGTLEELRAHYKSSIQVQIKHSNFSSKKDDIIPQFLGSIGTEIKTEDNKTSMVIESEEKIPFIVRAFTNHKIDIFRIIVNEPSLEEIFLKGGSEHQVF; from the coding sequence ATGAATGTAATAGAGGCAACTGGTATTACAAAAAAATTCGGATCAAAAGCAGTGGTGAATAAAGTTAATTTAATTGTAAAAAAGGGTGAAATTTACGGTTTCTTGGGAAGAAATGGGGCAGGTAAATCAACTTTTATTAATATGATTACAGGGGTTACTAGACCAACTTCAGGAGAATATAAATTGCTGGGAGAATCAAGTCTTGAAAAAGTTTATAACCGTATCGGGGTTTTGCCAGACTATTCAACATTTTACGATTCTTTAACAGCTCTCGGACATCTAAAATATTTTGGGAAAATTAATGGGCAAAAGATTTCTACAGAAGAAGGAAAATCTGTTTTAGAGCGAGTAGGTCTTTTAGGTGATGCGAATAAAAAGGCAGGAAAGTTTTCATTTGGAATGAAAAAAAAGCTAGGAATAGCTCAGGCAATTGTGCATAACCCGGATTTAATCTTTTTGGATGAACCTACATCTGGAGTAGATGCGGAATCTGGATTGAGCATACAACAATTAATACTTGACTTAAAGGAAGAGGGAAAAACAATTTTTATGACTTCCCATAATCTAAATGAAGTTGAGAAGATTTGCACCCGTATGGCCATTATGAAAGATGGAAATATCTTGAATGAGGGAACATTAGAGGAATTAAGAGCACATTACAAGTCCTCTATTCAAGTTCAAATTAAGCATTCTAATTTCTCTAGTAAAAAGGACGACATCATTCCTCAATTTCTTGGTTCGATTGGAACTGAGATTAAAACAGAAGACAATAAAACGTCTATGGTGATAGAATCAGAAGAGAAAATTCCGTTCATTGTAAGAGCATTTACAAATCATAAAATTGATATCTTTAGAATAATTGTTAATGAACCCTCGTTAGAAGAGATTTTTTTAAAGGGAGGGTCAGAACACCAAGTATTTTAA
- a CDS encoding LuxR C-terminal-related transcriptional regulator translates to MKVEEGILLNTIESTIIQMIASEMPNKEIALELNYSQRMVEYHINKITKKLNVQTRVGIIVKAYKNKILI, encoded by the coding sequence TTGAAAGTAGAAGAAGGTATATTACTAAATACTATTGAAAGTACAATTATCCAAATGATTGCTAGTGAAATGCCAAATAAGGAAATAGCTTTGGAACTGAATTACTCACAACGAATGGTAGAATACCATATTAACAAAATTACAAAAAAGCTCAATGTCCAAACAAGAGTAGGAATTATTGTTAAAGCATACAAAAACAAAATATTAATCTAA
- a CDS encoding GHKL domain-containing protein, with protein MHFFTILGGMLETFLIIIVGYTLVGIVIKDKIIPLLVVSFYGSVILTMVKENVSVFIYLFALILSIGVLLTFVVNVNIKISLIGLVSGAILLLLSEFSSFLILYQIQLLLNIDIMGMPLILLAIPHMLIMLSLYVIFNKYRLQIYCLKNGCKNSNYKFYSTLFVLFGLLFLYYSVIYKSSSYEFFNNITFAVFLVLVTLVAFSVIRHQLKVKLEDLSLMLNDQYEEDLSTYISTIKLQRHDFIHHLLATKKMLDSGSFDECKKYLEDVLDETSGVSEILPLSSDAVGGMLLSYKEMAIKKNINIHYNIYDNLSDIPCRVYELNKILGNLILNSIEAVEFLEGCKKHVNVNIGKTATDYYFEISNPTNVLEFEKNLTEIFTQGFSTKGKVNNQGQGLTIVHSIVEKYKGYIYPELLDDTVIFIVKIPYGGRNAKFIT; from the coding sequence TTGCACTTTTTTACGATTTTAGGAGGAATGTTAGAAACTTTCTTAATTATTATTGTTGGATACACTTTAGTAGGAATAGTTATTAAAGATAAAATTATTCCTTTGTTAGTTGTAAGTTTTTATGGAAGTGTAATTTTGACCATGGTGAAAGAGAATGTATCGGTCTTCATTTATTTATTTGCACTTATATTGTCAATTGGCGTTCTTCTTACATTTGTCGTTAATGTAAATATAAAAATATCATTAATTGGCTTAGTCTCTGGAGCGATCTTGCTATTATTATCTGAATTTTCAAGCTTTTTAATACTTTATCAAATCCAACTATTACTAAATATCGATATTATGGGAATGCCGCTTATTTTATTAGCAATTCCTCATATGTTAATTATGCTATCTCTCTATGTAATATTTAATAAATATAGACTACAAATATATTGTCTAAAAAATGGTTGTAAAAACAGCAATTATAAGTTTTATTCTACATTATTTGTTTTGTTTGGATTACTTTTTCTCTATTATTCTGTAATTTATAAAAGTAGTTCTTATGAATTTTTCAACAACATTACTTTTGCAGTTTTTCTAGTTTTAGTAACCTTAGTTGCTTTTTCTGTTATTCGTCATCAGTTAAAGGTGAAGCTAGAAGACTTATCATTAATGTTAAATGATCAATATGAAGAAGATTTAAGCACCTATATTAGTACTATTAAACTACAAAGACATGATTTTATTCATCATTTATTAGCAACTAAGAAAATGTTGGATAGCGGAAGTTTTGATGAGTGTAAGAAATATTTAGAAGACGTACTAGATGAGACATCAGGTGTTAGTGAAATTTTACCACTTTCTTCAGATGCTGTTGGCGGTATGTTACTTTCTTACAAAGAAATGGCTATTAAAAAGAATATTAATATTCACTATAATATTTACGATAATTTAAGTGATATTCCATGCAGAGTATACGAACTAAATAAAATACTAGGAAACCTAATCTTGAATTCAATTGAAGCGGTAGAATTTCTGGAAGGATGCAAAAAGCATGTAAATGTAAATATCGGTAAAACTGCAACAGATTATTATTTTGAGATAAGTAATCCTACTAATGTTTTAGAATTTGAAAAGAACTTAACTGAAATTTTCACGCAAGGATTTTCTACAAAAGGCAAAGTGAATAACCAGGGTCAAGGATTAACCATTGTTCATTCAATAGTAGAAAAGTACAAAGGATACATTTACCCTGAACTATTAGATGACACGGTTATTTTCATTGTGAAAATACCTTACGGAGGTAGAAATGCAAAATTTATTACCTAA
- a CDS encoding accessory gene regulator B family protein, whose protein sequence is MQNLLPNRISVNLANLIIVHNPELIDKKDEIRYGLEWIISGLNQVILTVMVALPFGLVLEALFTLLSGAFLRMFSGGAHARGYFKCLLISMFQVLIISFIAASYSSLLEQHIFVLCFMLVFSFGLVYIKAPVLMKKKELFNSNDKLKLRYLSLLTFVICLLISFLPEISEFKYCIWLSLIIQSLSLTNTLEKALTYLRL, encoded by the coding sequence ATGCAAAATTTATTACCTAATCGTATTTCTGTCAATTTAGCAAATCTTATAATAGTACATAATCCTGAATTAATAGATAAAAAAGACGAAATTAGATATGGGCTTGAATGGATTATCTCAGGATTAAATCAAGTAATTCTAACAGTGATGGTAGCCCTTCCTTTTGGATTAGTTTTGGAAGCATTGTTTACCTTGCTAAGTGGTGCTTTTCTAAGGATGTTTTCCGGTGGTGCTCATGCAAGAGGGTACTTTAAATGTTTACTTATTAGCATGTTTCAAGTTTTAATAATTTCCTTTATTGCAGCATCTTACTCTTCATTATTAGAACAGCATATATTTGTTTTGTGCTTTATGTTAGTTTTTAGCTTTGGATTAGTTTACATAAAGGCACCAGTATTGATGAAAAAGAAGGAGCTATTTAACTCTAATGATAAATTGAAGTTAAGATATCTCTCTTTGTTGACGTTTGTTATCTGTCTTCTTATTAGTTTTTTACCTGAGATTTCTGAGTTTAAGTACTGCATATGGCTTTCTTTAATAATACAAAGCCTATCATTAACAAACACTTTGGAAAAAGCTCTTACTTATTTGAGGCTTTAA
- a CDS encoding cyclic lactone autoinducer peptide yields the protein MIKFVTLTIGTVALFFNSVTSLSSCFWFAYEPELPENRSKE from the coding sequence ATGATTAAATTTGTTACCTTAACTATTGGAACAGTAGCTTTATTTTTTAATTCTGTCACATCGCTAAGCAGTTGTTTTTGGTTTGCTTATGAGCCCGAACTTCCAGAAAATAGGTCAAAGGAGTAA
- a CDS encoding LytTR family DNA-binding domain-containing protein has translation MDDEITILHQVTEIVEKLPKTNIVLATTDINELFSLIDKKGAINVVILDINMPVANGFDIAQYIREKTSSIKIIFMSAHPDFALQGYKYYPEDFLTKPINLVRFKQTLERLQLTGIRRRKIGVKEQGKLCLVETSLILYIERKGKKTFIHLDDQTTIVCSEGLNKLEDMLKEEMFFRTHQSYLVPLDKIESIEQDTFMKSYNIRLKNCNNLVNLSRHKYGQFKLIMASYFSYI, from the coding sequence ATAGACGATGAAATAACTATATTACATCAGGTGACTGAAATTGTAGAAAAGCTTCCAAAGACTAATATAGTTCTTGCTACAACAGATATAAATGAATTATTTTCGCTAATAGATAAAAAAGGTGCAATAAATGTGGTTATCTTAGATATCAATATGCCTGTAGCTAATGGCTTTGATATTGCTCAATATATAAGAGAAAAGACTTCTTCAATTAAAATCATTTTTATGAGTGCGCATCCTGATTTTGCTTTACAAGGATATAAATATTATCCTGAAGATTTTTTAACAAAACCAATCAATTTAGTTCGCTTTAAACAAACGCTAGAGCGCCTGCAGTTAACGGGCATTAGAAGGAGGAAAATTGGTGTAAAAGAACAGGGTAAGTTATGTCTAGTCGAGACTTCCTTAATTCTATACATAGAGAGGAAAGGGAAAAAAACATTTATTCATCTTGATGATCAAACAACCATTGTCTGTAGTGAAGGTTTAAATAAACTGGAAGATATGTTAAAAGAAGAAATGTTCTTTAGAACACATCAATCATACTTGGTTCCATTAGATAAAATTGAATCTATTGAACAAGATACTTTCATGAAATCTTATAATATTAGATTAAAGAACTGTAACAATTTAGTTAATTTAAGTAGACATAAATATGGTCAATTTAAATTAATTATGGCATCCTATTTTTCTTACATTTGA
- a CDS encoding ABC transporter ATP-binding protein, whose translation MKDVLKADKISKVYNKKAIAVNQVSFTVKTGEIYGLIGPNGSGKTTTINMITNFSRADTGEITINGLKSSSLAARKQFGYVPDELLIPETLTGFEYLSFMMKIYEVDDDFPMKELVKIFRIEDAMQSLVGGYSHGMKKKLQFIAAILHKPKLLILDEPFRGLDPEAVIIFKKLLGHYKAKNTAILIATHDLLSAQSLCDKVGIISKAELVEEGKIKDLLRKYSMNHLEDVFMAASGLSERGIEIDKVIGNL comes from the coding sequence GTGAAAGATGTCTTAAAGGCAGACAAGATTTCTAAAGTTTACAATAAAAAGGCTATAGCTGTAAATCAGGTATCTTTTACAGTGAAAACTGGTGAAATCTATGGACTAATCGGTCCTAACGGTTCAGGAAAAACGACAACAATAAATATGATAACCAATTTTTCTAGGGCAGATACCGGTGAGATAACAATAAATGGATTAAAATCTTCTTCTTTAGCCGCAAGAAAACAATTCGGCTATGTTCCAGATGAATTATTAATTCCCGAAACGCTAACAGGGTTTGAATACTTGTCCTTTATGATGAAGATATATGAAGTTGATGATGATTTTCCGATGAAAGAATTGGTGAAGATATTCAGAATCGAAGATGCAATGCAGTCATTAGTTGGGGGCTATTCTCATGGAATGAAGAAAAAACTGCAGTTTATAGCAGCTATTCTTCATAAACCAAAGTTGCTGATTCTAGATGAACCTTTTAGAGGATTAGATCCTGAGGCAGTGATTATCTTTAAAAAGCTTTTGGGACATTACAAGGCGAAGAATACAGCTATTCTTATTGCCACACATGATCTGCTTTCTGCTCAATCTTTATGTGATAAGGTTGGAATTATCTCAAAAGCTGAACTGGTGGAAGAAGGAAAAATTAAGGATTTATTACGCAAGTATTCAATGAATCATCTTGAAGATGTATTCATGGCAGCCTCAGGTTTATCAGAAAGAGGGATTGAAATTGATAAAGTCATTGGAAATCTCTAA